The region GATGGTATCCAACCAATCCGATCCCACTCTACTAATAATAAGCGCCACAATTAGATAAACAGTACCAACAGCAATTGTTCCCTGCGCAATACCAGCGTACCCAGTTGTTTTCATTAATGCCATCATAGGAACGATAAATGTAAAACTTGATCCCATGTAAGCTGGAATCTTGGCTTTTGTGACTAATATGTATAGCAGTGTTCCAACACCTGAACTGAACAATGCAATTCCTGGGTTCAACCCCACTAATATTGGGACTAAAACTGTTGATCCAAACATAGCAAACATATGCTGAATGGATAAACCAAATAACTCAGGCAAATTTGGTTTATCATGAATATCTAAAACAGCTTCATCGTTTCTAAACTCTTTTTCCTGCATCTTGTTCACTCTCCATCTCAAAATAAAAAGTCCTTCTAGAATTCAATGATTCCAGAAGGACTGTTGCAGTCAAATGTTAGTCTTCTAACGCAGATACCCTTAAAAGATAAGCACCTTCTGGTTTCACGGAACCAAATTAAGGTAAAGCTTTTCTCTAATAATACGCAAAACATTAATTATTTGCAACAAAAAACTGAGAAATTTTATTTCTCAGTCTCTTTATCCCGCGACTTATGTGCTCGGTGTTTTCGTTTACGACGGATACGAACAACCCCGTTTTCTGTCGACATGTGCTTCTTTAGGTAGTTTAACAGATCACTTTCTCTTCTGAAAATACGGGGATGTTTCTGTTTATGCAAACGCAAGTCAATTTCGTTAATCTTAATTCGTCCCGTCCATGTATGCGTGTATTTAATGATAACACGATTATTAAGTTCTTCTCTTCCAAACTTAAAAACATAAACATTTTCAGGAGTCATTAATGGACGAATATATTTCTTTTGATATTGCAAATGGTTACTTCTTAAAAACTGCTTTGTTCGGTTTAAAATGGTTTTCTCACCTCACTGATTATTACTCACCACTAATACTTGTATCTAAACATTTTAACCCATCTGTACCTAAAAGTAAAACAAAGTAGTTTCAAATACTGTTTCTTATTTTCAAAATTTGTGTACAAGTATAATTGTTGGTTTCCAATCATTATTGATATTAAAATATCAACGTAATTTACCAATCCCACTTGCTTTATTTTGCTATACTGATACTTGGAAATAAAACTGCAGTCACTCGTTTATGGAGGCTTTACTTTGAATAAAGAAGAATTTTCAGAATATATGGACAAGAACTCAAACGTACGTAATATATTTGCTGAACGTGCTCTGTCATATCAACAAGAAAAAAATCAGGCTAGGCAACCTGCAAAACGCTGGCGAGATGGAAGAGTAGAACGCGAAGCCGAGAAAATGTATGACAATGTGTTAAACAATATTTATGAACAAATTAAAAGGACTGTTCAAAACAGTACTGAACGTAATAATTGGATTCAATTTATCGATGAAAATGACCTATTTGACGACCTTGAACAATCAATGAATGAAATGTCCTTTGAATAATTAATATAAAAATCTATTGGATAGCATACCTTATTACGTATGCTATTTTTGGTTAACAATAAACAATTAGAAATGCACATTATGATTAGAGTAGCGAAAGGATATCTAATTTAATATAAAAAAGAGATTCAAAAAACTCGAATCTCTTTTTTGCTAACCAATAAATTTAAGGGCCAAAAGTTGGCAAATTAATATTTTAAAATTTCAAGAATCCCTATTTATCGCTCTTTGACTCCGTATCGGTCTTCAAAACCGCCATGAACGCTTCCTGAGGGACCTCTACACGTCCAACAGCCTTCATGCGTTTCTTTCCACGTTTCTGCTTATCCAGTAGCTTAGCACGACGATCAGGATCACCTGTGTGAATCTTAGAGGTAACATCTTTCCGATATGCTTTAATATTGGTTCTCGCAATAATCTTGTTTCCTATGGCAGCCTGAACTGGAATTTCAAAATTCCTTCTAGGGATGATCTTTTTTAAGCTAGCAGTTATCTCATTACCACGCTGCTGAGCAAAATCACGATGAGCAATGAAACTTAGCGCGTCAACCTGATCACCATTTAGAAGAATATCAATCTTAACAAGGTTACTTACTTTATATTCGCCCAACTCATAATCAAGAGAAGCATAACCGCGCGTACTGGACTTTAGCTTGTCAAAGAAATCAAAAATTATTTCCGAAAGCGGTAGTTCATATTTTACGTTTACACGATTATCATCAATATAATCCATCGTGTCAAAAATACCACGTCGATATTGTGCCAACTCCATTACAGCGCCAACATACTCACTAGGAACCATGATATTAGCATTAACATAAGGTTCTCTAACAGATTTTATTTGGGATGCATCTGGCATATCTGACGGATTTTCTACTTCAATTTCAGTGTCATCAGTTAAATCAACCTTATAGGTGACAGACGGAGCAGTTGTGATTAAATCCAAGTTAAATTCGCGTTCCAAACGTTCTTGCACAACATCCATATGCAGTAACCCTAAGAATCCACAACGAAATCCAAATCCAAGCGCTTGAGATGATTCTGGTTCAAATTCTAAAGCTGCATCATTCAATTGCAGTTTTTCCAATGCCTCACGTAAATCGTTAAATTTAGCATTGTCAGTTGGATAGAGGCCGGAATATACCATTGGATTCATTTCTCGATAGCCTTCTAAGGGAATGACATCTGTGTTGTTTGCACTTGTAACTGTATCACCGACACGTGCATCCTTAATAGTTTTGATGCTTGCAGCAAGGTAACCAACATCCCCCGCCATTAAATAATCTTTTTTAATCGGATCTGGCGAATTAACTCCTACCTCTGTCACTTCATATACCGCATTGCTATTTACTAGGCGAATCTTATCGCCTCGTTTGACCATTCCTTCCATAAGTCGAATACTCAAAACAACGCCACGATAATCGTCGTATTTTGAATCAAAAATTAATGCTTTTAATGGAGCATCAATTTTTCCATCAGGTGCAGGAATCTTGTCAACAATTTGCTCTAATAACTCTGAAACGCCAATTCCTGCTTTTGCACTGGTCAAAACTGCATCAGAAGCATCTAATCCAACAACATCTTCAATTTCTTTTCGAACACGTTCCGGATCGGCCGCTGGTAGATCAATTTTATTTATCACAGGTACGATTTCTAAATTATCATCAATTGCCAAATAAACATTTGCTAAAGTTTGAGCTTCAACACCTTGCGCTGCATCTACGACAAGGACAGCGCCTTCACAAGCCGCTAAACTTCTGGAAACTTCATAACTGAAATCCACATGTCCAGGTGTGTCAATCAAATGAAAAATATAATTTTCACCGTTTTTTGCCTTATAGTGCAATTCAACCGCGTTTAATTTAATAGTAATACCACGCTCTCGCTCTAAATCCATTGAATCCAGCAATTGATCTTGCATATCACGCTTTGCAACCGTATCAGTTAGTTCCAAGATTCGATCTGCTAAGGTAGATTTGCCATGATCAATATGGGCAACAATGGAAAAATTTCTAATATGTTCCTGTCGTTCTTTTAATTCTGAAAAATCTGACATTTTATTCTCATTTCATTAGTTAATAATATTTCAATTATATCAACAGCTTTTCCTCATTACAATTAGATAGAAAAAAAGGTTGGGTTTTCCCAACCTTTTAGTTCATAAATTTATCGAAAAAGTTATTCTTACCATTTCCTGATGGTTTCTCACCACTCGCCTTAGCGAACTCTTTTAAGGCGTCTTTTTGCTTTTGATTTAACTTTTTAGGAACGGTCACGGTCACTTTTACATGCTCATCGCCGTTTCCATTACCACGAAGATGTG is a window of Pediococcus claussenii ATCC BAA-344 DNA encoding:
- the lepA gene encoding translation elongation factor 4, which produces MSDFSELKERQEHIRNFSIVAHIDHGKSTLADRILELTDTVAKRDMQDQLLDSMDLERERGITIKLNAVELHYKAKNGENYIFHLIDTPGHVDFSYEVSRSLAACEGAVLVVDAAQGVEAQTLANVYLAIDDNLEIVPVINKIDLPAADPERVRKEIEDVVGLDASDAVLTSAKAGIGVSELLEQIVDKIPAPDGKIDAPLKALIFDSKYDDYRGVVLSIRLMEGMVKRGDKIRLVNSNAVYEVTEVGVNSPDPIKKDYLMAGDVGYLAASIKTIKDARVGDTVTSANNTDVIPLEGYREMNPMVYSGLYPTDNAKFNDLREALEKLQLNDAALEFEPESSQALGFGFRCGFLGLLHMDVVQERLEREFNLDLITTAPSVTYKVDLTDDTEIEVENPSDMPDASQIKSVREPYVNANIMVPSEYVGAVMELAQYRRGIFDTMDYIDDNRVNVKYELPLSEIIFDFFDKLKSSTRGYASLDYELGEYKVSNLVKIDILLNGDQVDALSFIAHRDFAQQRGNEITASLKKIIPRRNFEIPVQAAIGNKIIARTNIKAYRKDVTSKIHTGDPDRRAKLLDKQKRGKKRMKAVGRVEVPQEAFMAVLKTDTESKSDK